A region of the Candidatus Binatia bacterium genome:
ACGTCGCCATGATCGAGCGGATCCACCCCGAGGACCGCGAGCGCGTGATCCAGGAGATCGAGACGTCGCTCGAGCGGGGCGCGGAATTCGACACCACCTACCGCGTCGTCCATCCCGGAGGCATCGAGCGCGCGCTGGGGGCGCGCGGAGCGGTCACGCTCGACCCCGAGGGCCGCCCGATGCGCATCACCGGCATCAACTGGGACGTCACGCTCCACCAGCAGGCCGAGGAGGCGAAGCAGCGCGCCGCTCAGGAGCAGCTGGAGATGAAGGACCAGTTCCTCTCGCATGCCTCGCACGAGCTGCGCTCCCCCCTCTCCTCCATCGTGGAGTTCCAGGACATCCTGCTTCGCGGGCTGGTGGGTCCGCCGCTCACACCGGAGCAGCGCGAATGCGTGGAGATCGCCCAGCGGAACGCCTATCAGCTCCGCCTGATGATCGAGGATCTCCTGGAGGTGACGCGGGCGCAGGCGGGCAAGCTGGTCGTCTCGCCGCAGTCGTTCGCGGTCGAGGGGGTGATCGAAGACGTGGTCGCCGCCTTGAAGCCGGCCGCCACCGCCAAGATGATCGACCTCTCCCACTCGCTCTACGAGCCGCCGCCCCTGGCGTTCGCCGATCCGGCGCGGGTGCGGCAGGTGGTGACGAACCTGGTCGAGAACGCGGTCAAGTACACGCGCGCCGGCGGCACGGTCTCGATCAGCGCGGAGGTGGACCTGGAAGGGGAGAACATCGAGATCTCGGTCGAGGACACAGGCTCCGGGATCGCTCCCGAGGATCAGGTGCGGATCTTCGAGCAGATGTATCAGGCATCGAGTGATTCGCGGGAAAGCCGGAAGGGACTGGGGCTTGGACTTTACATCTGTCGCGAACTGGTGACGACGATGGGCGGTCGCATTCGAGTGGACAGCGCGGTGGGAAAGGGGAGCCGCTTCACCTTCACGCTCCCGCTCCTTTCCGCCGCTTCGGTCGAGGAGAGGAGGAGGTCGGCATGAACGGCATGAAGACGGTGCTCATCGTGGAAGACGACAAGGACCATCTGAAGGCGCTCCAGATCCGGCTGGGCGCGGCCGGTTTCGAGACCATCTGGGCGAGCGACGGGCTCCAGGCGGTCGCGGCCGCGCGGCGCGAGCGGCCGGACGCGATCATCCTCGACCTCGGCCTGCCCGGCGGGGACGGATACCAGGTGCTCCAGCGCCTCAAGATGCTCGCTCCCACGGCGCACATCCCGATCATCGTGCTGAGCGCCCGCGATCCGGCGGTCCACCGCGCGCGGTCGCTCGAAGCGGGCGCGGTGGCCTTCTTCCAGAAGCCGGCGGACAGCGACGCTCTGCTCCGGACCCTCCACGAGAGCTGCGCCCCGAAGACGGCCTAGGCAGGCCGTGCCCTTCTGAGGCTCCGCCCCTAGCCGAAACCGCTTGACGTGCCCCGTCCCCCGGCGCGAGGATGCGCCGGGGTCGTGGCATTGCCCCGCACCCGCGGGCATCGGCAGCACCAAACATCCTTTCTTCCGACATCGAGACTGGGCCCCAAGCACCTCGGTTCTCCATCCTGTCCGAGGGCGCGGTCTCTTCCTATCCTCGCGCGCTCGGCGGCATGGAGCTCCGAACGGGCGGGGACGGCCTGCAGCTTGGGGAACGCTCGATGCGCCGGAATCGCCTCGTGCTTCTCGCCGCCGTATGCGGCGCGCTGTCCTTCGTCGTGT
Encoded here:
- a CDS encoding ATP-binding protein, which produces MATSTRSVAPPRRWAALSFSRTASAFVAGCSALAALLWGASRAGVLPREIAIRPVDPVAAFGLAAAGLAIRLVTARRRRWGRLLVIACALIVGVAGILDARDGLGLRSGSFLALSISIAFLDRGRQRGWWLSQLATGLAGMMALLALSSYAMGAASTAPNPIFLELSAAAAVALLALVFALFAARPDGRITSLAFDPGLAGDSIRIMTPIAVIVPFVLGWLRLSGQRAGLYGREFGVAIQDVATTSVLVVALWISARVLSRVERARAQAERGHSESERRLRMMLDVSQVGVWERDVLQNQMECDATILRLWGFEPNAQPSYVAMIERIHPEDRERVIQEIETSLERGAEFDTTYRVVHPGGIERALGARGAVTLDPEGRPMRITGINWDVTLHQQAEEAKQRAAQEQLEMKDQFLSHASHELRSPLSSIVEFQDILLRGLVGPPLTPEQRECVEIAQRNAYQLRLMIEDLLEVTRAQAGKLVVSPQSFAVEGVIEDVVAALKPAATAKMIDLSHSLYEPPPLAFADPARVRQVVTNLVENAVKYTRAGGTVSISAEVDLEGENIEISVEDTGSGIAPEDQVRIFEQMYQASSDSRESRKGLGLGLYICRELVTTMGGRIRVDSAVGKGSRFTFTLPLLSAASVEERRRSA
- a CDS encoding response regulator, whose translation is MNGMKTVLIVEDDKDHLKALQIRLGAAGFETIWASDGLQAVAAARRERPDAIILDLGLPGGDGYQVLQRLKMLAPTAHIPIIVLSARDPAVHRARSLEAGAVAFFQKPADSDALLRTLHESCAPKTA